GCCGAGAGAATGCCCAGCCGCCCGTCAAACGCATCGCGGAACTCCAGCGCCTGATACCCGGTGGCCGAGGGCTTGGGCAGCGGCAGCTCCGCCACGGCCTGGCTGTTCGCCGGCACCGTCAACGCCTGCTCCACATCCCCAACCAGCGCCCGCTCCCACGTCCGCAGCCGCAGCACCACGCGCACCGGCAACGCCTGGCCGCCCGGATTTAGCAGCGCAACGTGCAGCAACCGGCGCTCCGCATCCACCGTGCAAAGCGGCGTGGGCAGCGGGGTGGCCGCCGCCGGGGTGGGCGTCGGCGTGGCCGGGTCATCCGCCATCAACCAGCGGAGCACGCCCGACCACAGCGGCCCGGCCTCCGCTCCGGCGGCGGCGATGGACGTGGCGCACACCGCCACGCGCCCGGCGCCGTAACGGCCCGTGAGCAGCACCGGCGTCTTGCCCGCATCCTGCGCGCGCGCCCGCACCCGCCAATCGCGGTTCAAGAGCGGGCGCGTCCAGAACGTGTTCCCCGGCGGGACGGGCAATTCCACGTACGGGATCGTGCGCTCCAGATATTCATAGCGCCCCTCGCCGCGCTCCACGGCGCTGAACGGCCGCAGCGGATAATAAAACCCGAGCGGAACATTCGCGGCCTCGTTGCGCGGGAACAACTCCGCGTCCTGCTCGCCGATGACGCCCTCCCCGTTCTTCCGCGCCCCCTCGCGCGCCTGCCCCTGCGTCTGCCAGCCGGTGATGGGCAGCATGAACGCCAGGCGCATCGGCCCGGTGCCGGGATCCTCGGATAACGTCAGCAACAGCTGCCCGCCCTGGCGCGTCCATTCCCCCAGGCCCTGGGCCGATTCCGGCGTGAAATCCTTGCCGCCGCGCGCGCGGGCTTCCCAGAGGATGAGCGACCCGCGAAACACCGGCGCGGAAGCATTGCCGGTCTGGGGTGAAAGCGCCGCCGCCTGGAGCGCCGCCGCCAACGCGGGCGTTTGCGCGGGCGTCACATTAAAGAGCGTGATCTCCCCGGCCGCCGTGGCCGCCGCCGCGCCCGCCAACAACAGCGCTGCCGTCCAGCGCCAGGAATTGATGCGCTGCCACATATCAGGCGTGCGCCTCCGGTTGTCGGCGGAGCGCGGGGAATGGTTGTTGACCAAGCTTCATGCGCGCGATGGTAAGTGCCCGGTGTGCCCCGTCAAGCCGCCGTTTGGAATGTCTGGCGCAATCCTGTCAGTGCGCCGTTCCCCTTGACGCAACTACTCCCCATGTACCGCAGCAGGGGTGCCGGCTTCCTGCCGTTGCGCAGCAGCGCGGCCAACTCAGGGAATTGCTGGCGGCAAAGTTCGTGTTCGCCCAGGTGCTTCATGGCGGTGGCCATGGACCCGGTGGCGCGGCCGTGGGTCATGGATTCGCTGGAAGCGCGGATGGTGGCCAGGTAGAGGCTTTTCAGTTCCTCGGCTATTTCCGGTACCGCCAGCAGTTGTTCAAATTCGGATTTAAGCCCGCAGGAGGATTTTGGAGCGAGGGATTCCAGCGGCTGGGAAAGCAGAAAGCTACATTTTGCAGAAAAACCACTGGCAGAAAAATGGGAGAATGAATCAGCCAGGGAAAGGAGACGGGAGAGGTTGGCGGTGGAGATGTCGAGAATCAGGCAGACGTCTTTCTGGGAGCGACCGGAAGAGAGAAGCGGGAGAGCGCTGGACAGGATGCGGCGGCGTTCGGCGGCGATTTCGAGGGCCTCGGGGCTTGCGGAAGAAACCGGCGGGACGCCGGTTCTACTTGAAAGAGCCGGGGCGGCTGGTGCGGCCGCTCCGGGAATAAACGAAGGCTCAGCCTCAGCATTTGAAGCACCAGCCATTGGCTGAGCAGGCGGGACTGGGCAAGACGTGGGAAACCGGCGAGACGCCGGTTCCACGGGAGTAGAAAACCGGCGAGACGCCGGTTCTACGTTGGGTCCGCAGCAGCCGTGGTTTTCCCCTGGGACATTGGCTGCGGTCAATGCTGCAATACCATCTTCCAGAGTGCCACACTCACGGTTTGTGGTTTCAGTTTTTGGGGCTGAAAAAATGACCTGATTGACCTGATTGACAGGATGGACAACCGGCGAGACGCCGGTGCTACTTAAAGGAGTGCCGCCTACTGGCACGCTATCCAGAACGTCTGTCGCGTCAGCTTGCGCATCGGTGATCCAGTTTCCGGTGTTTCCTTCTGGAAGACGGTTAGGGCGTTCGGCGGCAAATTCGATTGCGGAATCTTCCAATTCGGATTGCGGATTGCGGATTGCGGAATCGGGGAACTGAACCGGCAGGATGCCGGTTCTACGATCGATATGTGCATGGTCGTTATTCATGATGCCCTCATTTTTCGCGCTGTTTTAGTTCGGCGGCGATTTTGGTGCGGAGGGTGGTTAGGGTTTCGATGGCCAGGGTGTCCAGGGTGGTGGACAGGAGTTCGATCTTCATTTCCTCGGGCGCGATGTTGAAGGAGGCGTGCCAGGAGGATAATACGGTTTTGCGTTCGACGGGGTGAAGCTGATGCCAGTATTCCCAACGGTTGCCGCAATGTTTGAAGGCTTCGTTGAGCAGCATGAGTTGTTTGCTGGGAGTGTCGCCCAGGGGATCGTCGGGGCTTTTCGGCGCGGGTTTGTTGCCGGTGTGTTTGTGGTCGAGCTGGGAAAGTTTCTGTTTGAGGGCTTCCAGCGCGCCGCCCAGGGACATGGCGATGTCCGGATGCATGATGCATGATCCGAAGTAGTCGGCGAAGGTGACGTCGTAGTGAACGTCGCGTCCGAGGATTTCGAGGTTGCGCTTGGCACCATCCGAGGTCCAAGGCCAGAGGCGGGGTTCGGCGTCGAAGAGTTGGTGGAGTTCGTGGGCTTGCTCGAGCAGGCGAACGCTGATGCCCAGGCGCAGGGCGAACTCGGAGACTTGCTTGGAGAGTTCGCGGACGGCGGAGAAATCACGCGGAACAAACTTACGGACCGTGCGCGCAGTAGCATCATGCAGCTCGCGCTCGATGAATACCTCGCGGATCAGCGGGTAGTATTTGAAGGCGAGTTGGGATTTGGTGAGATGGCGGCGCAATGTTTCCGAAGCAATGCAGATGTTGATGAGA
The Verrucomicrobiota bacterium DNA segment above includes these coding regions:
- a CDS encoding ParB N-terminal domain-containing protein; amino-acid sequence: MNSKIPSPIPQSAIRNPHSSAPHSSAPQSAIEYRDPNDLRPHPKIKDLPRWIKDSTEFNALVEDIRDHGVQQPAVITADGLVMDGETRRLACKQLQVDIPCVVRPEADLINICIASETLRRHLTKSQLAFKYYPLIREVFIERELHDATARTVRKFVPRDFSAVRELSKQVSEFALRLGISVRLLEQAHELHQLFDAEPRLWPWTSDGAKRNLEILGRDVHYDVTFADYFGSCIMHPDIAMSLGGALEALKQKLSQLDHKHTGNKPAPKSPDDPLGDTPSKQLMLLNEAFKHCGNRWEYWHQLHPVERKTVLSSWHASFNIAPEEMKIELLSTTLDTLAIETLTTLRTKIAAELKQREK